From a region of the Rhipicephalus microplus isolate Deutch F79 chromosome X, USDA_Rmic, whole genome shotgun sequence genome:
- the LOC142777197 gene encoding uncharacterized protein LOC142777197 has translation MSNSSICVHETHIRPVVGVIQQGGKDEDPRIEVGEVTLGSDNVLTGSLTVYGGGQYHVKTTVADEVASYEITDEKGQTRNILVAVPKPPVEKIKFERRIILENGVETIEEYQNNKIVRRIVDGQEAPLAAADDKK, from the coding sequence ATGAGCAACTCGAGCATCTGCGTGCACGAGACCCACATCCGGCCCGTGGTCGGCGTCATCCAGCAAGGGGGCAAGGACGAAGATCCGCGCATAGAAGTGGGCGAGGTGACACTGGGCAGCGACAATGTGCTGACCGGTAGCCTGACTGTCTACGGTGGTGGTCAGTACCACGTCAAGACCACCGTCGCGGACGAGGTGGCCAGCTACGAGATCACCGACGAGAAGGGCCAGACACGAAACATTCTCGTCGCCGTGCCTAAGCCTCCGGTCGAGAAGATCAAGTTCGAGCGCCGCATCATCCTCGAGAACGGTGTGGAGACCATTGAGGAGTACCAGAACAACAAGATCGTGCGCCGCATCGTTGATGGCCAGGAAGCTCCGTTGGCCGCCGCCGATGACAAGAAGTAG